A genomic window from Silene latifolia isolate original U9 population chromosome Y, ASM4854445v1, whole genome shotgun sequence includes:
- the LOC141634086 gene encoding WUSCHEL-related homeobox 8-like isoform X1 produces the protein MDDHQQIIPTVLPPENENGGITMENTINNNGLNEVLYVKVMTDEQLEILRTQIAVYATICEQLVEMHKSITSQQDLAGVRLGNLYCDPLVTAVGHKISARQRWTPTPVQLQILECIFDQGTGTPSKQKIKEITGELSQHGQISETNVYNWFQNRRARSKRKQLNTAQNNNGESEVETDVESPKDKKTKPETFGSENNLAPSSEDLCYQNQEISSGMHSVDPLSSKMEPVFASAGSSRSPQSLSQLAFYESILQNPTRL, from the exons atgGATGATCATCAACAAATAATCCCAACCGTCCTGCCGCCGGAGAACGAAAATGGAGGAATCACCATGGAAAATACTATTAATAATAATGGGTTGAATGAAGTATTATATGTGAAAGTAATGacagatgaacaattggaaataTTAAGGACACAAATTGCTGTTTATGCCACCATTTGTGAACAACTTGTTGAAATGCATAAATCCATCACTTCTCAACAAGATCTTGCTG GAGTGCGGTTGGGAAATTTGTATTGTGATCCTCTGGTGACGGCTGTTGGTCACAAAATATCTGCCCGACAAAGGTGGACCCCAACACCTGTGCAACTTCAGATCTTGGAGTGCATCTTTGACCAAGGCACTGGAACTCCAAGCAAACAAAAGATCAAAGAAATAACTGGTGAATTGTCTCAGCATGGTCAAATCTCGGAAACAAATGTCTATAATTGGTTCCAAAATAGGCGTGCCAGGTCGAAAAGAAAGCAGTTAAACACTGCACAGAACAATAATGGTGAATCCGAAGTTGAGACTGATGTAGAATCGCCCAAAGACAAGAAGACAAAGCCCGAAACTTTCGGATCTGAGAACAACTTAGCTCCAAGTAGTGAAGATCTATGCTATCAAAACCAGGAGATAAGTTCCGGGATGCACTCAGTTGACCCACTGTCTAGCAAAATGGAGCCTGTTTTTGCATCAGCTGGTAGTTCTAGATCTCCGCAGAGTCTCAGCCAACTGGCCTTCTATGAAAGTATCTTGCAGAACCCAA CTCGCCTTTGA
- the LOC141634086 gene encoding WUSCHEL-related homeobox 8-like isoform X2, translating into MDDHQQIIPTVLPPENENGGITMENTINNNGLNEVLYVKVMTDEQLEILRTQIAVYATICEQLVEMHKSITSQQDLAGVRLGNLYCDPLVTAVGHKISARQRWTPTPVQLQILECIFDQGTGTPSKQKIKEITGELSQHGQISETNVYNWFQNRRARSKRKQLNTAQNNNGESEVETDVESPKDKKTKPETFGSENNLAPSSEDLCYQNQEISSGMHSVDPLSSKMEPVFASAGSSRSPQSLSQLAFYESILQNPRHYGNSFDSECAQIMHVGEPRIYREEPEFENTVSDR; encoded by the exons atgGATGATCATCAACAAATAATCCCAACCGTCCTGCCGCCGGAGAACGAAAATGGAGGAATCACCATGGAAAATACTATTAATAATAATGGGTTGAATGAAGTATTATATGTGAAAGTAATGacagatgaacaattggaaataTTAAGGACACAAATTGCTGTTTATGCCACCATTTGTGAACAACTTGTTGAAATGCATAAATCCATCACTTCTCAACAAGATCTTGCTG GAGTGCGGTTGGGAAATTTGTATTGTGATCCTCTGGTGACGGCTGTTGGTCACAAAATATCTGCCCGACAAAGGTGGACCCCAACACCTGTGCAACTTCAGATCTTGGAGTGCATCTTTGACCAAGGCACTGGAACTCCAAGCAAACAAAAGATCAAAGAAATAACTGGTGAATTGTCTCAGCATGGTCAAATCTCGGAAACAAATGTCTATAATTGGTTCCAAAATAGGCGTGCCAGGTCGAAAAGAAAGCAGTTAAACACTGCACAGAACAATAATGGTGAATCCGAAGTTGAGACTGATGTAGAATCGCCCAAAGACAAGAAGACAAAGCCCGAAACTTTCGGATCTGAGAACAACTTAGCTCCAAGTAGTGAAGATCTATGCTATCAAAACCAGGAGATAAGTTCCGGGATGCACTCAGTTGACCCACTGTCTAGCAAAATGGAGCCTGTTTTTGCATCAGCTGGTAGTTCTAGATCTCCGCAGAGTCTCAGCCAACTGGCCTTCTATGAAAGTATCTTGCAGAACCCAA GACATTATGGAAATTCCTTCGATTCAGAATGTGCACAGATAATGCATGTTGGAGAGCCGCGAATATATAGGGAAGAACCAGAATTCGAAAATACAGTATCAGACAGATGA
- the LOC141628695 gene encoding uncharacterized protein LOC141628695: MRVLLNHVKGPNFFEDIRTINDFVHPTFREACYALGLIGDDREYIAAIKEAADWGSGFYLRNMFATLLFCGTLSMSSRVWDETWQLPSDDILHRKRNVLNNQLTDEELQNYALIDMENSLQINGSTLSRFEGMSLLDMSTTSHHRNSLVMDALSYDRQSLSEEHESQLSSITDEQRSVYNAVMEVALNNKGGVFFLYGYDGTGKTFLWRALCAGFRSKGDIIVAVASSGIAATLIPGGVTARSRFGISINVTKDSICSRIKLGSDLAELLIRAKLIIWDEAPMTHRHCFEAFDKSLKDVIRVLHVGNAELPFGGKVVVFGGDFRQTLPVVSKGCRADVVAASLCSSYLCSTDNVEEFQKFSEWLLEIGDGIAGGENDGEVDLE; the protein is encoded by the exons ATGAGAGTACTGTTGAATCACGTTAAGGGGCCAAATTTTTTTGAGGATATCAGGACTATCAACGATTTTGTTCATCCGACATTTAGAGAAGCATGTTATGCATTGGGTTTAATTGGTGATGATCGAGAGTATATTGCGGCTATCAAAGAAGCAGCTGATTGGGGGTCTGGCTTCTACTTGAGAAACATGTTCGCGACGTTATTATTTTGTGGCACTTTGTCTATGTCGAGCAGAGTTTGGGACGAAACTTGGCAGCTGCCATCGGACGACATCCTTCATAGGAAACGCAATGTTCTTAACAATCAA CTAACCGATGAAGAgttgcaaaattatgcacttatTGATATGGAAAATTCTCTTCAAATAAATGGGAGTACACTTAGTCGATTTGAGGGAATGTCCCTCCTAGATATGTCTACAACGTCACATCATCGAAATAGTTTAGTCATGGATGCGTTGTCGTACGACAGACAGTCCTTGAGTGAAGAACATGAGAGTCAGCTATCTTCAATCACTGACGAGCAGAGGTCGGTGTATAATGCAGTTATGGAAGTTGCTTTAAATAACAAAGGAGGGGTGTTTTTCCTTTATGGATATGATGGAACTGGAAAAACATTCCTTTGGAGAGCTTTGTGTGCCGGTTTCAGAAGTAAGGGCGATATTATTGTGGCTGTTGCGTCAAGTGGAATTGCAGCAACTTTGATACCAGGTGGTGTAACAGCTCGTTCCAGGTTTGGAATTTCCATTAATGTAACGAAGGACTCCATCTGCTCTCGAATTAAGCTCGGTAGTGATTTAGCTGAACTTTTGATACGGGCTAAACTTATAATATGGGATGAAGCACCGATGACTCATAGGCATTGTTTTGAGGCCTTTGATAAAAGCTTGAAAGATGTAATACGTGTTTTGCACGTGGGAAATGCTGAACTACCGTTTGGTGGGAAAGTTGTGGTATTCGGGGGTGATTTTAGACAGACTTTACCGGTTGTTTCGAAAGGCTGTAGAGCAGATGTTGTGGCTGCATCCCTGTGTTCATCGTATTTGTG TTCAACCGACAATGTCGAGGAGTTCCAGAAATTCTCAGAATGGCtcttggagattggagatggtatAGCAGGCGGTGAAAATGATGGAGAAGTTGATCTAGAATGA
- the LOC141628696 gene encoding uncharacterized protein LOC141628696: MCGEAFSEVNPSVNRIEQSPDSCVFNASYSRGDSWRTQQNPYVALNSDAWKGYWDFGDAEYECETCHALMWFEERKDKSCGTRRPKFSLCCSDGKVELPFIQQPPELLKSLLTGQQRFSKHYRENIKTYNSMLSFTSMGGKIDHSINQGRGPYTFRMGGQNCHRIGTLVPPGDARPKFCQLYIYDTEEEVRNRKNAISPGDPSRFNDELIRLLENMIYGHNTIAKTFRMVRDRLTANTDSEVSIKLISRRSSDGRTYNLPTNSELAALFERDIGPHMEKRDIIVRRSCGAVYTIEFQKRGLPHAHIILFLHREDKFPTAADVDKIISAEIPDPTVDPVLHSVVCEYMLHGPCGKAKPSSPCMVEDMCSKYYPKPCTERTTVDGEEYPIYKRSKKGVTVIKDDVPMGNDFVIPYNSQLLLKYRAHINVEWCNQSRSIKYLFKYINKGSDRVTMQSSNTCRNEEDPGRFDEIKRFYDCRYLSACEAAWRIFGFDIYYRTPAVKRLQYHLPDEQPVMFHDDD; this comes from the exons ATGTGCGGTGAAGCTTTCAGTGAAGTTAATCCGTCTGTAAATCGAATTGAACAATCACCCGATAGTTGTGTTTTTAATGCATCTTATTCACGTGGAGACTCTTGGAGAACTCAGCAAAATCCTTATGTTGCGTTAAATAGTGATG CATGGAAAGGATATTGGGACTTTGGAGATGCAGAATATGAGTGTGAGACATGTCACGCGTTGATGTGGTTTGAGGAGAGAAAAGATAAAAGTTGTGGTACAAGACGTCCTAAGTTCTCACTTTGTTGCTCTGATGGAAAAGTTGAACTCCCGTTTATACAGCAGCCGCCTGAACTTCTAAAGTCGTTGTTGACTGGTCAGCAACGGTTTAGCAAGCATTATAGGGAAAACATTAAAACTTATAACTCGATGTTATCCTTCACTTCTATGGGTGGTAAAATCGATCATTCCATCAATCAAGGTAGAGGACCGTACACCTTTAGGATGGGAGGTCAAAATTGTCATCGGATAGGTACTTTGGTACCGCCCGGAGATGCAAGGCCTAAGTTCTGTCAATTGTACATATACGACACGGAAGAGGAAGTTCGCAATCGAAAAAATGCCATTAG TCCAGGGGATCCATCAAGGTTCAATGACGAGTTAATACGATTGTTGGAAAATATGATCTACGGTCACAATACGATTGCAAAGACATTTAGGATGGTTAGGGATAGACTGACTGCAAATACAGACAGTGAAGTGAGTATCAAACTTATTTCAAGGAGATCAAGTGATGGAAGAACTTACAATCTTCCAACAAATTCAGAGTTAGCGGCTTTATTTGAGAGAGATATTGGTCCACATATGGAGAAACGAGATATTATTGTCAGAAGGTCGTGTGGTG CTGTCTACACTATTGAATTTCAAAAACGTGGACTGCCTCATGCTCATATAATATTGTTCCTACATCGGGAGGACAAATTCCCTACAGCTGCAGATGTCGACAAAATCATTTCTGCGGAGATTCCTGATCCGACTGTAGATCCCGTCTTACATAGTGTTGTTTGCGAGTATATGCTCCATGGACCGTGTGGTAAAGCAAAGCCCTCATCACCGTGTATGGTCGAAGACATGTGCTCAAAATATTACCCAAAGCCGTGCACCGAAAGAACAACAGTTGACGGTGAAGAGTATCCTATTTACAAGAGAAGTAAGAAAGGAGTTACGGTGATTAAGGATGATGTGCCCATGGGAAATGATTTTGTGATTCCATATAACTCTCAGTTGTTGTTGAAATATCGGGCTCATATTAATGTCGAATGGTGTAATCAATCTAGATCCATTAAGTACCTATTTAAGTACATTAACAAGGGCTCTGATCGAGTTACCATGCAGTCGTCTAACACATGTCGTAATGAGGAGGATCCTGGTCGATTTGATGAGATTAAGAGATTTTACGATTGTCGATATCTCTCTGCATGTGAAGCCGCTTGGAGAATCTTTGGATTTGATATCTACTACAGGACTCCTGCTGTTAAAAGGCTGCAATACCATCTTCCAGATGAGCAACCTGTTATGTTCCATGATGATGATTAG